The following coding sequences are from one bacterium HR17 window:
- the nuoM_2 gene encoding NADH-quinone oxidoreductase subunit M produces the protein MDKVPLLSLILWLPVVGMVFILLTPKEQVRLIRFWAHLFTGAVLVLSLGLWFGFGPELHGVMQFEERHNWVPILGISYHLGVDGLSMPLVVLTALLTFLSVVYSPTAIHHREKEYYALFLMLETGMVGVFVALDFVLFYVFWEVSLVPMYFLIGIWGGPRREYAAIKFFLYTLLGSVAMLLSILVLYFHGGTFNMLELIEKRPLAKESVTLQALVWLGFYLAFAIKVPVFPFHTWLPDAHVEAPTAGSVILAGILLKMGTYGLVRINLPMLPEASDVFWGAMGVLALVNILYGSLVAMAQDDLKKLIAYSSIGHMGFVMLGVAAAAKDGMAFADAATRSAKVMALNGATWTMIAHGLMTGAMFLLVGVIYERAHHRDLNRFGGLWARMPVYGSLFSFFAMAELGLPGLAGFWGEFFSVLGAFKVFNWAGFAVIGIVITAAYFLWTIQRMFLGEPKDEYRNFPDMNLQEHLSLWPLVVLTFFVGVYPTFLLRVIQPAMEQVVETMTRAYGL, from the coding sequence GTGGACAAAGTGCCGTTGCTTTCGCTGATTTTGTGGCTGCCGGTTGTCGGCATGGTGTTCATTTTACTGACACCCAAAGAGCAGGTGCGGCTCATACGCTTTTGGGCGCACCTATTTACGGGCGCTGTTTTAGTGCTGAGTCTGGGGCTATGGTTCGGGTTCGGTCCTGAACTACACGGCGTCATGCAATTTGAAGAGCGTCATAACTGGGTGCCCATTTTGGGTATCAGTTACCACCTCGGCGTGGACGGTCTTTCCATGCCCTTAGTCGTTTTGACAGCGCTGTTGACTTTCCTCAGCGTCGTCTACTCGCCGACCGCCATCCATCACCGCGAGAAGGAATACTACGCGCTCTTTCTGATGTTGGAGACGGGCATGGTCGGCGTTTTCGTGGCGTTGGACTTCGTGCTGTTTTATGTGTTCTGGGAAGTGTCGCTCGTGCCGATGTATTTCCTGATCGGCATTTGGGGCGGACCAAGGCGCGAATACGCCGCCATCAAGTTTTTCCTCTACACGCTGCTCGGTTCAGTAGCGATGCTGCTCTCCATCTTGGTGCTTTATTTTCACGGTGGCACCTTCAACATGCTGGAGTTGATAGAAAAGCGCCCACTGGCAAAAGAGTCCGTCACCTTGCAAGCGTTGGTATGGCTCGGTTTTTACCTCGCCTTCGCCATCAAAGTGCCCGTCTTCCCGTTCCACACTTGGTTGCCTGACGCCCATGTTGAAGCGCCGACGGCAGGCAGCGTCATCCTCGCTGGCATCTTGCTCAAGATGGGAACTTACGGGTTGGTGCGGATAAATCTCCCGATGCTGCCGGAAGCGTCCGATGTGTTCTGGGGTGCGATGGGTGTCCTTGCGCTCGTTAACATCCTTTACGGATCGCTGGTAGCGATGGCACAAGACGACCTCAAAAAACTCATCGCCTATTCCTCTATCGGTCACATGGGCTTTGTGATGTTGGGCGTGGCGGCAGCGGCGAAGGACGGGATGGCGTTCGCCGACGCCGCCACCCGCAGCGCGAAGGTCATGGCGCTAAACGGGGCGACTTGGACGATGATTGCCCACGGCTTGATGACAGGTGCGATGTTCCTGCTCGTCGGCGTTATCTACGAACGGGCGCATCATCGCGACCTAAACCGATTCGGGGGCTTGTGGGCACGGATGCCCGTCTACGGCAGCCTGTTCAGTTTCTTTGCGATGGCAGAGTTGGGGTTGCCCGGTTTAGCAGGTTTCTGGGGGGAATTCTTTTCGGTGTTGGGTGCCTTCAAGGTCTTCAACTGGGCGGGCTTTGCGGTCATCGGCATCGTCATCACAGCGGCTTATTTCCTTTGGACAATTCAACGGATGTTCCTCGGTGAACCCAAGGACGAATATCGCAATTTCCCTGATATGAACTTGCAAGAGCACCTGTCGCTCTGGCCGTTGGTAGTCTTGACCTTCTTTGTCGGCGTCTACCCCACATTTCTGCTCCGAGTGATCCAGCCAGCAATGGAGCAAGTAGTAGAAACGATGACGAGGGCTTACGGTCTTTGA